A window of the Synechococcus sp. LTW-R genome harbors these coding sequences:
- the argJ gene encoding bifunctional glutamate N-acetyltransferase/amino-acid acetyltransferase ArgJ — translation MTQSWRSIAGGVTAPRGFQAAGMTAGLKASGKPDLSLLLAPEGAVCAGTFTTSLVRAACVDLCADRLEASGGVARAVLTNSGQANACTGDRGLIDSIRATQAVADRLGLAAEEVLICSTGVIGVPIPMETLLQAIDPLAEGLSSEGGPAAAQAILTTDLIDKQIALEADLGGQTVRIGGMAKGSGMIHPNMATMLGYLSCDAGVPAEVWQGMVARAVQRSFNAITVDGDTSTNDTYLAFAGGSALDPAHYAALEEGVTAVSQHLAKAIARDGEGATCLLEVQVEGAASEADALAIARTVCGSSLVKTAVHGRDPNWGRIVAAAGRAGVPFQPGAVALWLGEHQLMEAGQPLVFDRAAASAYMRDRASGAYLLDDRVQIRLVVGDGPGHGFAWGCDLSDQYVRINADYTT, via the coding sequence GTGACGCAGTCCTGGCGATCGATTGCAGGTGGCGTGACGGCGCCTCGGGGTTTTCAAGCCGCCGGGATGACCGCCGGACTGAAGGCCTCGGGCAAGCCGGACCTCTCGCTCTTGCTGGCCCCTGAGGGTGCCGTCTGTGCGGGGACCTTCACGACCTCGCTGGTGCGGGCAGCCTGCGTGGACCTCTGCGCCGACCGACTCGAGGCCAGTGGGGGCGTCGCCCGGGCGGTGCTCACCAACTCCGGTCAGGCCAACGCCTGCACGGGTGATCGCGGCCTGATTGACAGCATCCGCGCCACCCAGGCCGTGGCTGATCGCCTTGGGCTTGCCGCTGAAGAGGTCTTGATCTGCTCCACCGGAGTCATTGGGGTGCCGATCCCGATGGAGACCTTGTTGCAGGCCATCGACCCGCTGGCGGAAGGCCTCTCGTCGGAGGGTGGCCCTGCGGCAGCTCAGGCGATCCTCACCACGGACCTGATCGACAAGCAGATCGCCCTGGAGGCTGACCTGGGTGGTCAGACCGTTCGCATCGGCGGTATGGCGAAAGGCTCGGGAATGATCCACCCGAACATGGCCACGATGCTCGGTTATCTGAGCTGTGATGCCGGTGTTCCCGCGGAGGTTTGGCAGGGGATGGTCGCCCGTGCCGTGCAGCGCTCCTTCAATGCGATCACGGTCGACGGCGACACCAGCACGAACGACACCTATCTGGCCTTTGCAGGCGGTTCCGCCCTCGACCCGGCTCACTACGCGGCCCTGGAAGAGGGGGTGACTGCCGTCTCGCAGCACCTGGCCAAGGCCATTGCCCGGGATGGCGAAGGGGCCACCTGTCTCCTGGAAGTGCAGGTCGAAGGCGCCGCCAGTGAGGCGGACGCCCTGGCCATCGCCCGCACCGTTTGTGGGTCCTCCTTGGTCAAGACCGCCGTCCACGGCCGCGATCCGAACTGGGGCCGGATCGTGGCAGCGGCAGGTCGAGCCGGTGTTCCGTTCCAGCCCGGGGCCGTCGCGCTTTGGTTGGGGGAGCATCAGCTCATGGAGGCCGGTCAACCCCTGGTCTTCGATCGTGCGGCGGCCTCGGCCTACATGCGCGATCGGGCGTCCGGCGCCTACCTCTTGGATGACCGCGTTCAGATCCGCCTTGTGGTGGGCGACGGCCCAGGTCACGGCTTTGCTTGGGGCTGTGATCTCTCGGATCAGTACGTCCGCATCAACGCCGACTACACTACGTAG
- the alaS gene encoding alanine--tRNA ligase, which produces MAAAPRTGAEIRAAFLDFYEQRGHKPMASASLVPEDPTVLLTIAGMLPFKPVFLGQQPRPSARATSSQKCIRTNDIENVGRTARHHTFFEMLGNFSFGDYFKEQAIQWAWELSTTVFGISPKNLVVSVFREDDEAEQIWRDVVGVNPKRIIRMDEADNFWASGPTGPCGPCSEIYYDFEPELGDEGIDLEDDSRFIEFYNLVFMQYNRDAEGSLTPLENRNIDTGMGLERMAQILQKVPNNYETDLIYPLIETAAGLAGVDYKQLDAKGQTSLKVIGDHSRAVTQLICDGVTASNLGRGYILRRLLRRVVRHGRLLGIDKPFLTAMGEASIALMQAAYPQLLERQEVILSELKREEARFLETLERGEKLLADVLAAKPKQISGEQAFELYDTYGFPLELTQEIAEEHGLAVDLDGFEQAMEAQRQRAKAAAVSIDLTLQDAIDQMAADLEATRFQGYELLDHSSSVQALVVNGEPAERAEAGDNVQLVLDTTPFYGEGGGQVGDRGVLSGDGLIVAIEAVSRNRSVFVHSGRVERGSVSVGDVVHGQVDRACRRRAQANHTATHLLQSALKQVVDPGIGQAGSLVDFDRLRFDFHCPRAITAEELEQIEILINGWIAEAHSLEVQEMAIEKAKAAGAVAMFGEKYADVVRVVDVPGVSMELCGGTHVSNTAEIGLFKIVSESGVAAGIRRIEAVAGAAVLAYLNERDAVVKQLGERFKAQPAEIVERVVSLQSELKASQKALAAAREELALAKSAALASQAEAVGECQVLISRLDGVEGGGLQSAAQGLVDQLGDGAAVVLGGLPDPSDLGKVILVAAFGKGVIAKGQQAGKFIGAVAKACGGGGGGRPNLAQAGGRDGAALDAALEQAKGELTAALA; this is translated from the coding sequence ATGGCCGCCGCTCCCCGCACTGGTGCTGAGATTCGTGCGGCCTTCCTCGACTTCTACGAGCAGCGGGGCCACAAGCCGATGGCCAGCGCCTCCCTGGTGCCGGAGGACCCGACGGTTCTGCTGACCATTGCCGGGATGCTGCCGTTTAAGCCGGTGTTTCTCGGTCAGCAGCCCCGGCCTTCGGCCCGCGCGACCAGCAGCCAGAAGTGCATTCGCACCAACGACATCGAAAACGTGGGGCGCACGGCGCGACACCACACGTTCTTCGAGATGCTCGGGAACTTCTCCTTTGGCGACTACTTCAAGGAGCAGGCCATCCAGTGGGCCTGGGAGCTGAGCACCACGGTGTTTGGTATTAGCCCCAAGAACTTGGTGGTCAGCGTCTTCCGCGAGGACGACGAAGCCGAGCAGATCTGGCGCGACGTGGTGGGGGTGAACCCCAAGCGGATCATCCGGATGGATGAGGCCGACAACTTCTGGGCCTCGGGTCCCACCGGCCCTTGCGGCCCATGCTCGGAGATCTATTACGACTTCGAGCCCGAACTGGGCGATGAGGGCATCGACCTCGAGGACGACAGCCGCTTCATCGAGTTTTACAACTTGGTGTTCATGCAGTACAACCGCGACGCTGAGGGCAGCCTCACGCCGCTGGAGAACCGCAACATCGACACCGGGATGGGCCTCGAGCGTATGGCCCAAATCCTGCAAAAGGTTCCGAACAACTACGAGACCGACCTCATTTATCCGCTGATCGAGACCGCAGCCGGTCTGGCCGGGGTCGACTACAAGCAGCTCGACGCCAAGGGCCAGACCTCGCTGAAGGTGATCGGGGACCACAGCCGCGCGGTGACCCAGTTGATCTGTGATGGCGTCACCGCCAGCAACCTCGGCCGCGGTTACATCTTGCGCCGCCTGCTCCGTCGCGTGGTCCGCCACGGACGTCTCCTGGGCATCGACAAGCCCTTCCTGACGGCGATGGGTGAGGCGTCGATTGCCCTGATGCAGGCGGCCTATCCCCAGCTGCTCGAGCGCCAGGAGGTGATCCTGAGCGAGCTGAAGCGCGAAGAGGCGCGCTTCCTGGAAACCCTGGAGCGGGGCGAGAAGCTGCTGGCGGATGTGCTCGCGGCCAAGCCCAAGCAGATCTCAGGCGAGCAGGCCTTTGAGCTCTACGACACCTACGGCTTCCCCCTGGAGTTGACCCAGGAGATCGCCGAGGAGCATGGCCTCGCGGTCGACCTGGATGGCTTTGAACAGGCCATGGAGGCCCAGCGCCAACGGGCGAAGGCCGCGGCGGTGAGCATCGATCTGACCCTGCAGGACGCCATCGATCAGATGGCGGCCGACCTGGAGGCCACCCGCTTCCAGGGCTATGAGCTGCTGGACCACAGCAGCAGCGTTCAGGCGCTGGTGGTCAATGGTGAACCGGCGGAACGGGCCGAGGCTGGTGACAATGTTCAGCTGGTCCTCGACACCACGCCCTTCTACGGCGAAGGCGGTGGTCAGGTCGGCGACCGCGGGGTGTTGAGCGGAGACGGCTTGATCGTCGCGATTGAGGCCGTGAGCCGGAACCGCAGCGTCTTTGTCCACAGCGGCCGGGTGGAGCGCGGCAGCGTGAGCGTCGGCGATGTCGTCCACGGCCAGGTGGATCGGGCCTGCCGCCGGCGTGCCCAGGCGAACCACACGGCAACCCACCTCTTGCAGTCGGCCCTCAAGCAGGTTGTCGACCCCGGGATCGGTCAGGCCGGCTCCCTGGTTGATTTCGATCGCCTGCGTTTTGACTTCCATTGCCCCCGGGCGATCACGGCCGAGGAGCTCGAGCAGATCGAGATCCTGATCAACGGTTGGATCGCCGAGGCCCACAGCCTCGAGGTGCAGGAGATGGCGATCGAGAAGGCCAAGGCCGCCGGCGCCGTGGCGATGTTCGGTGAGAAATACGCCGACGTGGTTCGGGTCGTCGATGTTCCAGGCGTGTCGATGGAGCTCTGTGGCGGCACCCACGTCAGCAACACCGCTGAGATCGGCCTGTTCAAGATCGTCAGCGAAAGCGGCGTGGCCGCGGGCATCCGCCGCATTGAGGCGGTGGCGGGTGCGGCGGTGCTCGCCTACCTGAATGAGCGCGACGCGGTGGTGAAGCAGCTCGGCGAGCGCTTCAAGGCCCAACCGGCAGAGATCGTTGAGCGGGTCGTCAGCCTGCAGAGCGAGCTGAAGGCGAGCCAGAAGGCGCTGGCCGCTGCGCGCGAGGAACTGGCCTTGGCGAAATCCGCGGCCCTGGCGAGCCAGGCCGAAGCGGTCGGCGAGTGCCAGGTGCTGATCAGCCGCCTGGATGGCGTGGAAGGTGGTGGCCTGCAGAGCGCCGCCCAGGGGCTTGTGGATCAACTCGGCGATGGAGCCGCCGTGGTCCTCGGTGGCCTGCCGGATCCATCGGATCTGGGCAAGGTGATCCTGGTGGCCGCCTTCGGCAAAGGTGTGATCGCCAAGGGCCAGCAGGCTGGCAAGTTCATTGGCGCCGTGGCCAAGGCCTGCGGTGGCGGTGGTGGCGGGCGGCCGAACCTGGCGCAGGCCGGTGGTCGCGATGGTGCAGCCCTGGATGCCGCGCTGGAGCAGGCCAAAGGTGAGCTGACCGCGGCCCTGGCCTGA
- the ndk gene encoding nucleoside-diphosphate kinase, translating to MAAERTFVAIKPDGVQRGLVGEILGRFERKGFKLVGLKQLTPSRELAESHYGVHRERPFFAGLVDFITSGPVVAMVWEGDGVIASARKLIGATKPLEAEPGTIRGDLAVNIGRNVIHGSDAPETAQFEIGLWFQASELSDWTPSDQGWRVEG from the coding sequence ATGGCTGCCGAGCGCACCTTTGTTGCCATCAAGCCCGATGGTGTTCAGCGCGGTTTGGTGGGCGAGATCCTCGGCCGCTTCGAGCGCAAGGGCTTCAAGCTCGTGGGCCTCAAGCAGCTCACCCCCAGCCGTGAACTGGCCGAGAGCCACTACGGCGTCCACCGCGAGCGCCCCTTCTTCGCTGGCCTGGTGGACTTCATCACCTCCGGTCCCGTCGTGGCCATGGTTTGGGAAGGCGACGGCGTGATCGCCAGCGCCCGCAAGCTGATCGGCGCCACCAAGCCCCTGGAAGCTGAGCCCGGCACCATCCGTGGCGACCTCGCCGTGAACATCGGCCGCAACGTCATTCACGGTTCCGACGCCCCCGAAACCGCTCAGTTCGAGATCGGCCTCTGGTTCCAGGCTTCTGAGCTCAGCGATTGGACCCCTTCGGATCAGGGCTGGCGCGTCGAGGGCTGA
- the speA gene encoding biosynthetic arginine decarboxylase produces MVSAENASWSAADSAALYGIDRWGDPYFSVNARGHISVQPKGERGGSLDLLDLVQGLEGRSLGLPLLIRFDDILEDRLERLHAAFERAIAQYGYSGRYQGVFPVKCNQQRHVVEELVACGKRWHFGLEAGSKAELLIALSLVDDPEALLICNGYKDQRYIETAILARRLGRQPVVVIEQADEVERIIQASQDLGAAPFIGIRAKLSSRSTGRWGSSVGAKAKFGLAIPELLATVEALKKANLLNDLKLLHFHVGSQINDIAVLKDALQEAGQIYVELTKLGAPMGFLDVGGGLGVDYDGSRTATSASTNYSLQNYANDVVATVRECCEPHAVPVPTLVSESGRAIASHFSVLVFNVLGQSTVPSDYPAADGEEALTVRNLRQTLAEIEAVDGQGDRDLSKLQETWNDALKFKDDALNTFRLGYLSLPERSVAEQLTWACAQAIAQKLPSNEAIPEELSNLKAELAATFYANLSVFRSAPDSWAIEQLFPLLPIHRLNEQPEQLGHFADLTCDSDGKLARFIAQGQSKPLLELHGLKPGEPYLIGLFLGGAYQEVMGNLHNLFGATNAVHIRLSPGGGYQVDHVVRGDTNAEVLEAMEHDPEVLLERLRVTSEAAIQKGSLKIQETQRLMDHLETSLRQTTYLQS; encoded by the coding sequence ATGGTCTCCGCTGAAAACGCCAGCTGGAGCGCAGCCGACAGCGCAGCCCTCTACGGCATCGACCGCTGGGGGGATCCTTATTTCTCGGTCAACGCCCGCGGCCACATCAGCGTGCAGCCCAAAGGGGAGCGGGGCGGCAGCCTGGATCTACTGGATCTCGTCCAGGGCCTGGAAGGTCGCAGCCTCGGGCTCCCACTGCTGATCCGCTTCGACGACATCCTCGAAGACCGGCTCGAGCGACTGCACGCCGCCTTTGAGCGCGCCATCGCCCAATACGGCTACTCCGGTCGCTACCAGGGGGTCTTCCCCGTGAAGTGCAACCAGCAACGCCATGTCGTCGAGGAGCTCGTGGCCTGCGGCAAGCGCTGGCACTTCGGTCTAGAGGCCGGCAGCAAAGCAGAACTGCTGATCGCCCTTTCCTTGGTGGATGACCCCGAGGCGCTGCTGATCTGCAACGGCTACAAGGATCAGCGCTACATCGAGACGGCCATCCTCGCCAGACGCCTCGGCCGCCAACCGGTGGTCGTGATCGAGCAAGCCGACGAAGTCGAACGGATCATCCAGGCGAGCCAAGATCTGGGCGCCGCACCCTTTATTGGCATCCGAGCCAAGCTCTCCAGCCGCAGCACCGGACGCTGGGGCAGCTCCGTCGGCGCCAAGGCGAAATTTGGGTTGGCCATCCCCGAACTCCTCGCCACGGTCGAGGCCCTGAAGAAGGCCAACCTGCTCAACGACCTGAAGCTGCTCCACTTCCATGTGGGCAGTCAGATCAATGACATTGCCGTTCTCAAGGACGCCCTGCAGGAAGCCGGGCAGATCTACGTCGAACTGACCAAGCTCGGCGCCCCGATGGGATTCCTGGATGTGGGTGGTGGGCTCGGGGTCGACTACGACGGCAGCCGAACGGCCACATCGGCCTCAACGAACTATTCGCTACAGAACTACGCCAACGACGTCGTCGCGACTGTCCGGGAATGCTGCGAGCCCCACGCTGTTCCCGTTCCCACCCTGGTCAGCGAAAGCGGCCGCGCCATCGCCAGCCACTTTTCAGTGCTGGTGTTCAACGTGCTTGGCCAAAGCACCGTGCCCAGTGACTACCCCGCCGCCGATGGCGAGGAAGCACTCACAGTCCGCAACCTGCGCCAAACCCTCGCGGAGATTGAAGCCGTCGATGGGCAGGGCGATCGCGACCTCTCGAAGCTGCAGGAGACCTGGAACGACGCGCTCAAATTCAAAGACGACGCGCTGAACACCTTCCGCCTGGGCTACCTCAGCCTTCCGGAACGCTCCGTGGCCGAACAGCTCACCTGGGCGTGCGCCCAGGCCATTGCCCAAAAACTGCCGAGCAATGAGGCGATCCCCGAGGAACTGAGCAACCTCAAGGCCGAACTAGCCGCGACGTTCTACGCCAATTTGTCGGTCTTTCGCTCCGCCCCCGACAGCTGGGCGATTGAGCAACTCTTCCCGCTGCTGCCGATTCACCGGCTGAACGAACAGCCCGAGCAGCTCGGGCACTTCGCGGACCTGACCTGCGACTCCGATGGAAAGCTGGCGCGGTTCATCGCCCAGGGCCAAAGCAAACCGCTGCTGGAGCTCCACGGCCTGAAGCCGGGTGAGCCTTACTTGATCGGCCTATTCCTGGGCGGGGCCTATCAGGAGGTGATGGGCAACCTCCACAACCTGTTTGGCGCCACCAACGCGGTCCACATCCGCCTTTCACCAGGCGGCGGCTACCAGGTGGACCATGTCGTGCGGGGAGACACCAACGCCGAAGTCCTCGAAGCGATGGAACACGACCCGGAGGTCCTGCTGGAGCGACTGCGGGTGACGAGTGAGGCTGCCATCCAAAAAGGAAGCCTCAAGATCCAAGAAACCCAGCGCCTAATGGATCACCTGGAGACCAGCCTCAGGCAAACGACTTACCTGCAGAGCTAA
- the coaE gene encoding dephospho-CoA kinase (Dephospho-CoA kinase (CoaE) performs the final step in coenzyme A biosynthesis.) has translation MSRSPRWCGAQRRIGLTGGIATGKSTVGRLLEAEGLPVLDADHYAREVLAPGSTGAAAVLQRYGDSVRADGTGPEWPTVNRGALGSIVFSDPSEKRWLEELVHPLVRRRFDQALTELVAEPTVVLMIPLLFEAGLEGLCSEIWLVDCDEAQQLERLMQRDGLSAVEAEARMNAQWPLAKKRPLSDVLIDNRVSIRSEHYLKKGIQMML, from the coding sequence ATGAGCCGGTCGCCACGTTGGTGCGGAGCGCAACGACGGATCGGCCTGACCGGCGGCATTGCCACGGGCAAAAGCACAGTGGGCCGGCTGCTGGAAGCCGAAGGGCTCCCCGTTCTGGATGCCGACCACTACGCCCGCGAGGTCCTCGCTCCTGGCAGCACGGGTGCCGCAGCCGTGCTGCAGCGCTACGGCGACTCCGTTCGAGCAGATGGCACGGGGCCGGAGTGGCCGACGGTCAATCGCGGGGCCCTCGGCTCGATCGTCTTTTCTGACCCCTCCGAAAAGCGCTGGCTAGAGGAGCTAGTCCATCCGCTGGTGCGCCGGCGTTTTGACCAAGCCCTCACCGAGCTCGTTGCGGAGCCAACGGTGGTGCTGATGATTCCACTGCTCTTCGAAGCCGGCCTCGAAGGACTCTGCAGCGAGATCTGGCTCGTGGACTGTGACGAAGCGCAGCAACTGGAGCGCCTCATGCAGCGCGATGGGCTGAGCGCCGTCGAGGCCGAGGCACGGATGAATGCTCAGTGGCCCTTGGCCAAAAAAAGGCCTTTAAGCGATGTCTTGATCGACAACAGGGTGTCAATCCGCTCGGAGCACTATCTCAAGAAAGGCATTCAGATGATGCTCTGA
- the gatB gene encoding Asp-tRNA(Asn)/Glu-tRNA(Gln) amidotransferase subunit GatB, with translation MAAEAAWEAVIGLETHVQLGTNSKIFTSASTTFGDDPNTHIDPVVCGLPGTLPVLNQKVLEYAVKASMALNLNVAEHSKFDRKQYFYPDLPKNYQISQYDEPIAEDGWIEVEVAEKGKETYLKKIGIERLHMEEDAGKLVHAGSDRLAGSTHSLVDYNRAGVALAEIVSKPDLRTGREAAEYASEIRRIMRYLGVSDGNMQEGSLRCDVNISVRRGPDAPFGTKVEIKNMNSFSAIQKACEYEIQRQIKAYETGEPIVQETRLWDEGKQLTKSMRSKEGASDYRYFPDPDLGPIEVSAELQEGWRSELPELPAAKRHRYAENLGLSQYDARVLTDERPMAEFFEVAVATGADPKGVSNWITGDIAAYVNANRLSYSELAFRPEQLAEMVKLIDGGKISGKIAKEILPELLEKGGSPAKIVDERGLGMISDPAAITAIVEELLAAHPAEVEAFRGGKNKLQGFFVGQLMKKTGGKADPKLANQILSQKLKG, from the coding sequence ATGGCTGCTGAGGCCGCCTGGGAAGCAGTGATCGGCTTGGAGACCCATGTGCAACTGGGGACCAACAGCAAGATCTTCACCAGCGCCTCCACCACCTTTGGGGACGATCCCAACACCCATATCGATCCGGTGGTTTGCGGTCTGCCGGGCACCCTTCCGGTGCTGAATCAGAAGGTGCTGGAGTACGCCGTCAAGGCGTCCATGGCCCTCAATCTGAATGTTGCTGAGCACAGCAAATTCGATCGCAAGCAATATTTCTATCCGGACCTGCCCAAGAACTACCAAATTTCCCAGTACGACGAACCGATCGCCGAGGACGGTTGGATTGAGGTCGAAGTGGCTGAGAAAGGCAAAGAGACCTATCTCAAAAAGATTGGGATTGAGCGCCTCCACATGGAAGAGGACGCCGGCAAGTTGGTCCACGCCGGCAGTGACCGCCTCGCCGGCTCCACCCACTCCTTGGTGGACTACAACCGCGCTGGTGTAGCCCTCGCAGAGATTGTGAGCAAGCCCGATCTGCGCACCGGCCGGGAGGCGGCGGAGTACGCCTCAGAGATCCGCCGCATCATGCGCTATTTAGGCGTCAGCGACGGAAACATGCAGGAGGGTTCCCTGCGCTGTGACGTCAACATCTCCGTGCGCCGCGGGCCGGATGCGCCCTTTGGCACGAAGGTGGAGATCAAGAACATGAACTCCTTCTCGGCCATCCAGAAGGCCTGTGAGTACGAGATTCAGCGTCAGATCAAGGCCTACGAAACGGGCGAACCGATCGTTCAGGAGACCCGCCTCTGGGATGAGGGCAAGCAGCTCACCAAGAGCATGCGCAGCAAGGAGGGAGCCAGCGATTACCGCTACTTCCCCGATCCTGACCTGGGACCGATTGAAGTCAGCGCCGAGCTCCAGGAAGGTTGGCGCTCTGAGTTGCCCGAGCTGCCGGCGGCCAAGCGCCACCGCTACGCCGAAAACCTCGGCCTCTCGCAATACGACGCCCGCGTGCTGACGGACGAGCGTCCGATGGCGGAATTCTTCGAGGTGGCCGTGGCCACCGGAGCTGATCCCAAAGGTGTGTCGAACTGGATCACTGGTGACATTGCTGCCTACGTCAATGCCAACCGCCTGAGCTACTCGGAATTGGCTTTCCGCCCGGAACAGCTGGCGGAGATGGTGAAGCTGATCGATGGCGGCAAGATCAGCGGCAAAATCGCCAAGGAAATCCTTCCTGAGTTGCTGGAGAAGGGTGGTTCACCAGCCAAGATCGTCGATGAGCGGGGTCTGGGCATGATCAGCGACCCTGCCGCGATTACCGCAATTGTCGAAGAGCTTCTGGCCGCTCACCCCGCCGAAGTGGAAGCTTTCCGCGGCGGTAAGAACAAGCTTCAGGGCTTCTTTGTCGGCCAGCTCATGAAGAAGACCGGAGGCAAGGCTGATCCCAAACTCGCCAACCAGATCTTGAGTCAGAAGCTGAAGGGATAG
- a CDS encoding FAD-dependent oxidoreductase, producing MTAAQGNGVLILGGGLMGLALAHQLARAGRSVEVLSRQRSEAAGFVAAGMLAPHAEGLSGDLLRLGQDSLRRIPGWVEQIEADSGLSCGLRDCGIVVPFASETERDVYPTAPWGQALDRAGLEREIPGIGPGWQAGLLFQQDGQIDNRRQLMRALERSCVDLGVRFQEGVEVLELLQQDQMLQGIRVRNAEGDLQTIEAREAVLCCGAWSAELLPELPIYPVKGQMLSLQGPKEALPRVIFGPGTYLVPREDGLLVVGATSERDAGFTTGLTPFGQRQLQAGIAALLPEAQHWPPMERWWGFRPCTPDEGPLLGGSAISGLWLAAGHHRNGVLLAAVTAQLLRKCLLGEELTPDEAQLLGAFSWKRFAERDQRAA from the coding sequence ATGACAGCCGCCCAGGGCAACGGAGTTCTGATCCTCGGTGGCGGCCTCATGGGTCTCGCCCTGGCCCATCAGCTTGCCCGGGCCGGACGCTCCGTTGAGGTGCTCAGCCGCCAACGCAGCGAAGCAGCTGGGTTTGTGGCCGCCGGGATGCTCGCGCCCCATGCCGAAGGGCTCAGCGGTGATCTGCTGCGCCTCGGCCAGGACAGCCTGCGGCGGATCCCCGGCTGGGTCGAGCAGATCGAAGCCGACAGCGGCCTCTCCTGCGGGCTGCGGGACTGCGGGATCGTGGTGCCCTTCGCCTCGGAGACGGAGCGTGACGTCTATCCCACGGCTCCCTGGGGGCAAGCCCTCGATCGCGCTGGCCTCGAGCGTGAAATCCCAGGCATCGGACCAGGCTGGCAGGCCGGACTGCTCTTCCAGCAGGACGGACAAATCGACAACCGCCGCCAACTGATGCGCGCCCTGGAGCGCTCCTGCGTCGACCTGGGTGTCCGCTTCCAGGAGGGCGTTGAAGTCCTCGAGCTGCTCCAGCAGGACCAAATGCTCCAGGGGATCCGCGTCCGCAACGCCGAAGGCGACCTCCAGACCATCGAAGCCCGTGAGGCCGTGCTCTGCTGCGGAGCCTGGAGTGCCGAGCTGCTGCCGGAGCTGCCGATCTATCCGGTGAAAGGGCAGATGCTCTCGCTGCAGGGCCCCAAAGAGGCCCTACCCCGCGTGATCTTCGGCCCGGGCACCTATCTGGTCCCTCGGGAAGACGGCCTGCTGGTGGTCGGAGCCACCAGCGAACGGGATGCCGGATTCACCACCGGGCTGACCCCCTTTGGCCAAAGGCAACTGCAGGCGGGCATCGCGGCTCTCCTCCCTGAGGCCCAACACTGGCCACCGATGGAGCGCTGGTGGGGCTTCAGGCCCTGCACCCCCGACGAAGGCCCCCTGCTGGGGGGCAGCGCGATCTCAGGCCTCTGGCTGGCGGCGGGGCACCACCGCAATGGGGTTCTGCTAGCCGCGGTCACCGCCCAGCTCTTGCGCAAGTGTCTTCTTGGCGAAGAGCTAACGCCGGATGAAGCGCAGCTGCTGGGTGCTTTCAGCTGGAAACGCTTTGCAGAACGCGACCAGCGCGCGGCATAA